One part of the Lotus japonicus ecotype B-129 chromosome 2, LjGifu_v1.2 genome encodes these proteins:
- the LOC130737857 gene encoding chaperone protein dnaJ 72 isoform X1, translated as MDHYKVLGLHRTATKEEIKAAFKKLAFQFHPDKHSQSPKPVRDSATLRFKQVSEAYDVLMDDRKRADYNSRWRSAAGSSSSNHYYSQYSYGHARNETNYDYYKPRSGFNAGGFASKFELAIRILTARSSLLSLGFAAFSSRAILGGIVVIDTSGDSLWKMQNSGKSFEEAMESIEKAKAYREDNMNERP; from the exons ATGGATCATTACAAGGTTCTAGGTTTGCACAGAACCGCAACCAAGGAGGAAATCAAAGCGGCGTTCAAGAAACTGGCGTTTCAATTCCACCCCGACAAGCATTCCCAATCGCCCAAGCCTGTCAGGGACAGTGCCACCCTTCGATTCAAGCAGGTCTCTGAGGCTTACGATGTCCTCATGGACGATCGCAAGCGCGCCGACTACAACTCGCGGTGGCGCTCCGCCGCcggcagcagcagcagcaaccaTTATTATTCTCAGTATAGCTACGGACACGCTAGGAACGAGACCAACTACGATTATTATAAACCAAGGTCCGGGTTCAATGCTGGTGGCTTCGCATCCAAGTTTGAACTCGCTATCCGGATTTTGACGGCGCGATCTTCTCTTCTCAGTCTTGGCTTCGCAGC ATTTTCATCCAGAGCTATATTAGGTGGGATAGTTGTCATTGATACAAGTGGAGACTCTTTATGGAAGATGCAAAATTCTGGG AAATCGTTTGAAGAAGCAATGGAGTCAATTGAGAAAGCCAAAGCATATAGAGAAGATAACATGAACGAACGTCCTTGA
- the LOC130737857 gene encoding chaperone protein dnaJ 72 isoform X2 yields MDHYKVLGLHRTATKEEIKAAFKKLAFQFHPDKHSQSPKPVRDSATLRFKQVSEAYDVLMDDRKRADYNSRWRSAAGSSSSNHYYSQYSYGHARNETNYDYYKPRSGFNAGGFASKFELAIRILTARSSLLSLGFAAAILGGIVVIDTSGDSLWKMQNSGKSFEEAMESIEKAKAYREDNMNERP; encoded by the exons ATGGATCATTACAAGGTTCTAGGTTTGCACAGAACCGCAACCAAGGAGGAAATCAAAGCGGCGTTCAAGAAACTGGCGTTTCAATTCCACCCCGACAAGCATTCCCAATCGCCCAAGCCTGTCAGGGACAGTGCCACCCTTCGATTCAAGCAGGTCTCTGAGGCTTACGATGTCCTCATGGACGATCGCAAGCGCGCCGACTACAACTCGCGGTGGCGCTCCGCCGCcggcagcagcagcagcaaccaTTATTATTCTCAGTATAGCTACGGACACGCTAGGAACGAGACCAACTACGATTATTATAAACCAAGGTCCGGGTTCAATGCTGGTGGCTTCGCATCCAAGTTTGAACTCGCTATCCGGATTTTGACGGCGCGATCTTCTCTTCTCAGTCTTGGCTTCGCAGC AGCTATATTAGGTGGGATAGTTGTCATTGATACAAGTGGAGACTCTTTATGGAAGATGCAAAATTCTGGG AAATCGTTTGAAGAAGCAATGGAGTCAATTGAGAAAGCCAAAGCATATAGAGAAGATAACATGAACGAACGTCCTTGA
- the LOC130737859 gene encoding uncharacterized protein LOC130737859, whose amino-acid sequence MLRDVGRSTLPICRLSEVGDTIHRSSNKLTVNSNFEGTVSVCLSSCSELKMSMADWFSMVSPSGGIRYELVDRDAPTAWVIDVAGHRATYRGRVMEDRTDERGRLTRGVLRRMELSFDLPPSVHCGPGTGRGPPAPPPTSPSDDEDPAEIEPVAAAPVAPPPATAIDPTDVASSSRLVWPKRESVVPSASHLFSFSSPHGYRVDPLLRVVEEDVLAGEVDVETGSTRTVRRTVRREVVDLDTEMITVDSDSDSESSGESYSPSSDEEEEEEL is encoded by the exons ATGCTGAGGGATGTGGGCAGGAGTACACTTCCTATCTGTAGACTTAGTGAGGTTGGGGATACAATTCATAGATCATCCAATAAACTTACAGTTAATAGCAACTTTGAAGGAACTGTTTCAGTGTGTCTGAGCTCATGCTCTGAACTCAAG atgtcgatggccgactggttttcgatggtctctccctcgggggggatcaggtatgagcttgtggatcgtgatgcccccaccgcttgggtgattgatgtggctggtcaccgagcgacgtataggggaagggtcatggaggaccggacggatgagcgaggacgtctgacgagaggagtgctacggcgtatggagctgagttttgacttgccgccctcagttcactgtggaccaggtactggtcgaggaccacctgcaccacctccgacttcaccttcggatgatgaggacccagCGGAGATAGAGCCTGTTGCtgctgcacctgttgcgccacctcctgctactgccattgatcctaccgacgtggcgtcgtcctctaggcttgtgtggccgaagagggagtctgttgtcccgtCTGCCTCacatctcttttctttctcttcaccgcacggctaccgtgtggacccattgcttagggtggtggaggaggatgttcttgcaggagaggtggatgtggagaccggctcgactaggacggtgcgcaggacagttaggagggaggttgtggacttggacactgagatgattacggtggattccgactctgactccgagagcagtggggagagctactcgccgagcagcgacgaggaggaggaggaggagctatga